CGCCAGGCTCAGGCGGAGGGCGTACTGCCCCGTCCGGGAGTCCTTGGCGATGATCGAGAACGCGCTCTCGATGCCGTACGGGGCGATCACGAGGACGCCACGGATGCCGTCGAGGTGGGCCCGGACGACCTTGTTGAGGCGGATCGCCTGGTCGAGGAGGACGGCGAGGTCGTCGGCGTTCTCCGCGATCACGGTGCGCAGCGTCGCCGCTGTCGGCGCGCCCGCCTCGAGGACCTTGCGCAGGTCGGCGTCCGAGGTCCGCATCGCCGTGGTGAGGTCGCGCAGGTTGGTCGCGAAGTCCTGGATGTCGTCGGAGGAGTCGACTTGGGTCTGCAGGACCTTGGTCGACTCGCGGATCAGCTCGGCGGTCACCTCGTACTTCTGGTCCGCCTTCGTGATGAAGGAGCTCGTCGCGTCGATCGTCGTCCGGAAGTCGGTGGCAGATCCCTCGAACGCGTCGCCGAGCTCGGTGATCACCGTGCTGAGGTCGTCGGCCTCGACCGACGTCAGCAGCGCGCTCACGTCGGTGATCAGGGTGCGGGTGTCGATCGGGACCTTGGTGCGCTCGCGGGCGACGACGTCCTCGTCGGCGAGGTACGGGCGGGAGCTGCTCGCGGGCTGGAAGTCGAGGTACTGCTCGCCCACCGCCGACTTGTTGGCGACGACCACGTCGGTGTCGGAGGGGATCCGCGGCGCCTCGTCGTCGATGCGCACCTCGACGTCGACCCCGTCGGTCGTCAGCCACATGTCCTTCACCCGCCCGACACTGACACCGCGGTACGTGACGTCAGCACCGGTGAAGATGCCGCCGGACTCCGCCATCTCGACGGTCACCGAGTAGCCGTTCCCGCCGAACAGCCGGTCGAGCTGGGCATAGGTCGCTCCGACGTAGGTGACCCCGACGAGCGTGAGGACCAGGAACAGGACCAGCTGGACACGCATGCGACCGGTGATCATGGCGCCACCACCGTCGAGGCCATGACGGACGCGACGTCGTCGCCTCGCAGCGCGGCCTTCAGTGACGCGCGCTCGGCCTCCGTCATCAGACCGATCGTCGTGGAGAAGTCCGTGGTGAAGTCGATCGACACGTTGGTGTAGTCACCCATCTGGTAGTCGGCCGCCTCCGCAGGTGTCTTGCCGAGCAGACTGTCGGGGAACGGGAAGGTCGGCAGGACCTCGAGGGACGAGATCAGCGCGTCCCCGGCCGACGCCAGGTTGTCGAGGACCGGGTTGAGAGCCTTGAGGTCGGCCAGCACCGCCTGCTTGGACTTCGTGATCACCTCGGTGCCGACGCTGCTGAGGTCGGTCAGGGCTCCGAGCATCCGGACGAGGTTCGCTCGCTGCTCGTCGACCGTCTTCAGCGCCCCCGGAAGGTCCCCGAGGGCAGCGTTGATGGCGGTCTGCTGAGTCTTTGTGGCCTTGGCGAGCCGGTCGATCTGCTCGATCGCGGTGACGATCTGGGTCTTGGAGTCGTCCGCGGTGCCGACGAACTCGTCGAGCCGCCTCAGCAGCGTCCGCATGTTGGCCTCACGGCCCGTCGACATGGCGTTGAGCTCGCGCGCGATCACCTGGACCTTGTCGATCGCACCGCCGTTGAGGACGAGCGACATCGCACCCAGGACCTCCTCGACCTCGGGCGTGTGGCCCGAGCGGGCGAGGGGGATCCGGTCACCGTCGGACAGGGTGCCCTCGGCGCCGGTCGCCGGCGGAGCCAGCGACACGAACTTCTCACCGAGGATGCTGGTCTGCCGGATGGAGGCGGTCGCGTTGTCGGGCAGGTCGACCGACCGCTTGACCTTCACCGTCACCGTCGCCTGCCACCCGTCCAGCTCGACGGCGGTGACCCTCCCGACAGAGACGTCGTTGACCTTGACCGCGCTCTGGGGGACGAGGTCGAGGACGTCGGAGAACTCGACGACGACCGTGTACGGATCGTCACCGAGGTCGGCACCGCCGGGCAGCGGCAGGTCGCCGACGCTGCTGCGACCACAGCCGGCGACGAGCACCAGCGCTGCGGCGACCGCGAGGCCGCCCACCCAGGGACGGGACGTGCTCATCACGCCACTCCCATCAGGGTTGCCAGGTCGTCCGCGGGCGCGCCGTCGGCTGCGGGGCCGTCGTCGCCCGCGCCGCCCGCCCCGCTCGACGAAGCCGCCGTGGCGCGGTCGGCCTGGTTGCCCAGCCACGTGATCACGTCGCCGAGCGCATAGCAGGCGTCCTCGTACTCCGGGTTCTGTCCCGCCGCGAGGCCGCAGTACGCGGAGACGTAGGCGGGCTCGGTCAGCGTGCGGAACGTGCGGTCTGCCTTGCCCTTGATCGTGCCGCGGGTGTCGATCGTGCCCGTGGTCGGGTTGTAGGCCGTCGCCAGGTTCGACAGAGCCTGCGGGCCCTTCTCGAGGAGAGCCGCGAGATCCTTGCGCTGCGACGCCAAGGACTTCGTGATGTCGGCGAGGCCGTCGACGTTCTTGCGCAGGCTCGCGCGGTTCTCGGCGACGTAGCCCTGGACCATTCCCAGGGCGGAGGCCAGCTCGCGCAGCGCGAGCTGGAGGTCGTCGCGCTCCCCGGAGAGGACGTCGCTGACCGACGCCAGGCTGGCGTTGAACGACCGCACGCTCGCGTCGTTCGTCTCGAGCGCCTGGACGAAGCGCTCGATCTTCTCCATCGACGAGAACAGCTCGTCCTTGGACCCGTCCGCGGTCGTGGTGAGCTTCGCCAGCGCGGCGATGCTGCGCCGGATCTCTGCGCCGCGCCCGTCGAGGTTGTCGGCGGTGGTCGAGAGGAGGTTGCTGAGCGCGCCGTCCTTGTTGGCACCCTCCGGACCGAGGGCGGTGGCCACGCGGTCGAGCGCCTCGAAGGTCTCGTCGAGCTCGGTCGGGGTGGCCGCGCGCGTCTGGTCGAGGTGCGCACCGTCGGCCAGCTTCGCGCCGCCGGCGTAGGCCGGGGTCAGCTGGACGAACCTGTCGCCGACGACCGACGGCGAGACGATGACGGCCTTCACGTCCTCAGGGACGTCGTACTCCGCGTCCCACGCCAGGCGGACCCGGACGCTCGACCCCTGCGGCGTGATCGACTCGACCGTGCCGACGTCGACGCCGAGGATGCGGACCTTCGAGCCCTCGTACAACGAGACCGTCCGGTCGAACTCGACCGTCGCAGTGCGCTGCTCCGACCGCGGCACCAGGACCACCACGAGCGCCGCGATCAGCGCCAGGACGCCGACCACCACGACGATCTCGACGATCCGGCGGCTCACACGCGGGCCGCGGGTGACGTTGGCGCTCACAGTCCCTCCTGAAGGCCCAGGATGCTCAGCAGGTTGTAGATGAAGCCGTCGAGCCACGGACCGTTGGCGCTGTTGGAGGCGACCATCGAGTAGAACGCCGGCAGCTGCCGGATCGCCGACTCGATGTTCTCCTCGTTGTCCTGAAGCACCTTCACGACGCCGGCGAGACGGTCGAGCGCCGGCCCGAGGTCCTCGCGGGTGTCGCCGATGAGCTTCTCGATCTCGTCCGACATCCGGGTCACCCCGACCAGGACGTCGTGGATCGCCTGTCGACGTGCGGTCAGCGCCTCGAAGAGGACACCGCCGTCCTCGAACAGCGTGACGACCTCGGAGTTACGGTCGGCCAGGACGCCCGAGATGCCGTCGATGTTCTCGAGCAGCGTCTTGATCTCCTTGTCGCGCGCGGCGAGGTTCTCCGAGAGCTGCGTGACTCCGGTGACGGCGCGCTGGAACTCCTCGGGCGTCTTCTCGGTGACCTCGCCGAGCGTGCGCATCGCGTGGGCGAGCTGGTCGGTGTCGATCTCCTGGGTCGTCTCGCTGAGGTCGGAGAAGGCCTGGACGATGTCGTACGGCGGAGTCGTGCGCGAGGCCGGGATGACGGCTCCTTCGTCGAGGGTGCCACCGCCGGCAGGGTCGAGGGCGACGTACATCGTGCCGAGCAACGTCTTGATGCGGACGGAGGCGCTCGTCTGGGACCCGAGGCGGTCACGTTCCTTCTTCATCCGGAACGACACCCGCACCTTGTTGCCGCGCAGCTCGAGGTCGTCGACCTCGCCCACGAGGACCCCTGCCATCCGCACGTCGTCGCCCTTCTTCAGTCCACCGACCTCGGTGAACTCGGCCGCGTACTTCGGGCCGCTGCCCACGACCGGCAGCCGGCTCGCCTGGCTGGCGAGAACGAGGAACGTCGCGATCACGAGGAGTCCGACCAGGCCCACGAGGACCGGGTTGCGATCGCGGAACGGCTTCACCGCGCGCATCGGCTCACCCCCGCCCCGGTCACCGTGACGCGTTTCGTCGTCTTGAACGGCCGGGCCTTCTCCCACCCCGGCACACCGCTCAGGCTCGGCATCCTGCCGTCCACGCCGACGTCGCAGACGTAGAAGTTGAAGAACGACCCGTACTGGCCCGTCCGCCCGATCCGGTCGATCTTGACCGGCAGGATCTGCAACGTGCTGTCGAGGGCCTTGCGCGCCTTCTTGGTGCCGATCTCGTCGGTCAGGTCACGCAGGTGCGAGATGTCCTGGGTCAGGTCGGGTCGGACGTCGGTCAGCAGGCTCGCGGTCTCCGAGGTCAGCGAGGCGATGTCGTCGAGCGACCCCGTCAGCACGCCTCGATCGTCCTTCAGCCCGCTGATCAGCTGCTGCAACGTCGAGATGGTGGTCGACAGCTCCTCGTCCCGGTCGTTGAAGGACTTGAGGACCGTCGTCAGGTTCGAGATGACAGAACCGATCAGGTCATCACGGTCGGCCAGCGTCTGCGT
Above is a genomic segment from Mumia sp. Pv4-285 containing:
- a CDS encoding MCE family protein, with amino-acid sequence MITGRMRVQLVLFLVLTLVGVTYVGATYAQLDRLFGGNGYSVTVEMAESGGIFTGADVTYRGVSVGRVKDMWLTTDGVDVEVRIDDEAPRIPSDTDVVVANKSAVGEQYLDFQPASSSRPYLADEDVVARERTKVPIDTRTLITDVSALLTSVEADDLSTVITELGDAFEGSATDFRTTIDATSSFITKADQKYEVTAELIRESTKVLQTQVDSSDDIQDFATNLRDLTTAMRTSDADLRKVLEAGAPTAATLRTVIAENADDLAVLLDQAIRLNKVVRAHLDGIRGVLVIAPYGIESAFSIIAKDSRTGQYALRLSLALQDDNAPCTKGYLPEPRQRTPFDRTPAAWKRNLTCADPQVRGAKGTGSPVSPVGATEAQTLGTYDVATKQVDVSDPTTIPDAPDLGKESWKWMMLGPAVSR
- a CDS encoding MCE family protein; the encoded protein is MSTSRPWVGGLAVAAALVLVAGCGRSSVGDLPLPGGADLGDDPYTVVVEFSDVLDLVPQSAVKVNDVSVGRVTAVELDGWQATVTVKVKRSVDLPDNATASIRQTSILGEKFVSLAPPATGAEGTLSDGDRIPLARSGHTPEVEEVLGAMSLVLNGGAIDKVQVIARELNAMSTGREANMRTLLRRLDEFVGTADDSKTQIVTAIEQIDRLAKATKTQQTAINAALGDLPGALKTVDEQRANLVRMLGALTDLSSVGTEVITKSKQAVLADLKALNPVLDNLASAGDALISSLEVLPTFPFPDSLLGKTPAEAADYQMGDYTNVSIDFTTDFSTTIGLMTEAERASLKAALRGDDVASVMASTVVAP
- a CDS encoding MCE family protein; translation: MSANVTRGPRVSRRIVEIVVVVGVLALIAALVVVLVPRSEQRTATVEFDRTVSLYEGSKVRILGVDVGTVESITPQGSSVRVRLAWDAEYDVPEDVKAVIVSPSVVGDRFVQLTPAYAGGAKLADGAHLDQTRAATPTELDETFEALDRVATALGPEGANKDGALSNLLSTTADNLDGRGAEIRRSIAALAKLTTTADGSKDELFSSMEKIERFVQALETNDASVRSFNASLASVSDVLSGERDDLQLALRELASALGMVQGYVAENRASLRKNVDGLADITKSLASQRKDLAALLEKGPQALSNLATAYNPTTGTIDTRGTIKGKADRTFRTLTEPAYVSAYCGLAAGQNPEYEDACYALGDVITWLGNQADRATAASSSGAGGAGDDGPAADGAPADDLATLMGVA
- a CDS encoding MCE family protein; protein product: MRAVKPFRDRNPVLVGLVGLLVIATFLVLASQASRLPVVGSGPKYAAEFTEVGGLKKGDDVRMAGVLVGEVDDLELRGNKVRVSFRMKKERDRLGSQTSASVRIKTLLGTMYVALDPAGGGTLDEGAVIPASRTTPPYDIVQAFSDLSETTQEIDTDQLAHAMRTLGEVTEKTPEEFQRAVTGVTQLSENLAARDKEIKTLLENIDGISGVLADRNSEVVTLFEDGGVLFEALTARRQAIHDVLVGVTRMSDEIEKLIGDTREDLGPALDRLAGVVKVLQDNEENIESAIRQLPAFYSMVASNSANGPWLDGFIYNLLSILGLQEGL